The proteins below come from a single Acidovorax sp. NCPPB 4044 genomic window:
- a CDS encoding DUF2169 family type VI secretion system accessory protein, whose amino-acid sequence MNCEILNHTPFRAQTFAHRDPQAGNTLVVVVKGTWLLSTQAQSPPRLAPAERQAPIARSGVLQRLGSLPLDDVQAAAIEARRGESWARVESEHVPPKPCFDLLVNAWAVAPGGQPALSMDASVDYLAQGSARRLLGLRAFAPRCWMADLGGLGRLRAAGTRPVSRIPLLRPFAFGGQATDAKTGAHQALDTNPEGMGWYPGAAAAQGAPLPWVESAETALGGWDGAVPPTALGHVPPHHLPRRALQGTFDERWRTTRAPDLPEDFDPRHYNAAPELLQLRAPPRPGHGMALQGMSADGPLFFTWPEITLSAQAETSGGTLLAPQEMRWDTLLVDTEDRHASLLWRTALALPSLESIGLVHITAHAREPSSAKAPLHAAPAAQR is encoded by the coding sequence ATGAATTGCGAAATCCTCAACCACACGCCGTTCCGTGCACAGACCTTCGCCCACCGGGATCCGCAGGCCGGCAACACGCTGGTGGTCGTCGTGAAAGGGACGTGGCTGCTGTCCACACAGGCCCAGAGCCCGCCCCGCCTGGCCCCTGCGGAACGGCAGGCCCCCATCGCGCGCAGCGGGGTACTGCAGCGCCTCGGCAGCCTGCCGCTCGACGATGTGCAGGCAGCCGCCATCGAGGCCCGGCGCGGCGAATCCTGGGCCCGCGTCGAATCCGAGCATGTGCCACCCAAACCCTGCTTCGATCTGCTCGTGAACGCCTGGGCCGTGGCGCCCGGCGGGCAACCGGCTCTGTCGATGGATGCCTCCGTGGACTACCTGGCGCAGGGGTCCGCGCGCCGCCTGCTCGGTCTGCGCGCGTTCGCGCCGCGTTGCTGGATGGCCGATCTCGGCGGCCTGGGGCGGCTGCGCGCGGCAGGGACGCGCCCGGTTTCCCGCATTCCGCTGCTGCGGCCGTTCGCCTTCGGCGGACAGGCCACGGACGCGAAGACCGGAGCGCACCAAGCGCTCGACACCAACCCCGAAGGCATGGGTTGGTACCCCGGCGCCGCTGCCGCCCAGGGTGCGCCGCTGCCATGGGTGGAATCGGCCGAAACGGCGCTCGGCGGCTGGGATGGCGCCGTCCCGCCCACAGCGCTCGGGCATGTTCCGCCCCACCACCTGCCTCGCCGGGCGTTGCAGGGAACCTTCGACGAACGGTGGCGAACGACGCGCGCTCCCGATCTTCCGGAGGATTTCGATCCCCGCCACTACAACGCCGCCCCCGAGCTCCTGCAACTGCGCGCCCCCCCCAGGCCCGGCCACGGCATGGCCCTGCAAGGCATGTCCGCGGACGGTCCGCTGTTCTTCACCTGGCCCGAAATCACGCTGTCCGCCCAGGCAGAAACCTCGGGCGGCACGCTGCTTGCGCCCCAGGAAATGCGGTGGGACACGCTGCTCGTGGATACCGAGGACCGGCATGCCTCGCTGCTCTGGCGCACCGCACTGGCCCTGCCTTCGCTGGAGAGCATCGGCCTCGTCCACATCACGGCCCACGCCCGCGAGCCCTCTTCCGCGAAGGCGCCTCTCCACGCTGCACCGGCCGCGCAGCGCTGA